A genomic segment from Luteibacter aegosomatis encodes:
- a CDS encoding TonB-dependent receptor — protein sequence MALAPSAHATDTDTHPADAAANRDKAQDLDAVSVIGTGETRQVQRLRTADQKVLPPGTSLQKVLNLLPGVNAQSVDALGTNEQSMTLSLRGFSGTRLGYTLDGMPLGDSAYNNYNGLSINRALISENFGGAELSEGIGNLGTPSTSNLGGTVAYTSNDPLKTMGGRVTQTVGSDDNRRTYARFDTGTYHGFSMYLSGARTTSGLFNDQDAYGKSTTKQFNGKAVWDADWARITAFADTSRTSQADYFYLSKDELRRGLGWDWGGYAPDWNKALSRAYCNSGTFNAKLCDKSGPDQDADGAFTAGQILRSDDLYYLAGDFFPSDTVTIHAQVYHHEDAGEGHNWNSGTYSYPGTPQQLPLIFRNTLYTINRTGALLSAGWDIDNQHIEGGVWYEHNISSASRYSSYVTGPRDLSGSIDTQPDLGVFDQRTVWNTRQAYVQDTIRFLDDRLTVDVGVKSPHVTSQAQALPGDAVKPIPANSNNQFASGKLSASKALLPQFGVRYRIDNEQEVFTSFAKNIAMFQGGFKLGPQAVSQATWDSQPSLKPEKSRSLEAGYRIETGDIAASAAVYNVRFDNRLLQYNPCDSRQPVGPSCGNRFYNVGGVDSHGVELTFVWTPIESIRWYNSASYNRSTYASDYVQAGVVQHTKGKIQTDTPTKLFSTQIDWTQGAWFASLRGKYTGKRFYTYTNDQGFGGFTTWDLSAGYDFGAFSVAKDVRLTFNVTNLGDKRYASNFDSSAFVPSDPKGTAYVFHASAPRQYFANLDVRF from the coding sequence ATGGCCCTCGCTCCGTCCGCCCACGCGACGGATACCGACACCCATCCCGCCGATGCCGCCGCCAACCGCGACAAGGCCCAGGATCTCGATGCCGTCTCGGTAATCGGCACCGGCGAGACCCGCCAGGTGCAGCGCTTGCGCACAGCCGACCAGAAGGTGCTCCCGCCGGGTACCAGCCTGCAGAAGGTGCTCAACCTGCTGCCGGGCGTGAATGCGCAGTCCGTGGATGCCCTGGGCACCAACGAGCAGTCGATGACGCTGAGCCTGCGTGGCTTCAGCGGCACGCGCCTGGGTTACACGCTGGACGGCATGCCGCTCGGCGACAGCGCCTACAACAACTACAACGGCCTCTCGATCAACCGCGCCCTGATTTCCGAGAACTTCGGTGGTGCCGAGCTCTCCGAGGGCATCGGCAACCTCGGCACGCCGTCCACGAGCAACCTCGGCGGCACCGTCGCCTACACGTCCAACGATCCGTTGAAGACGATGGGCGGGCGGGTGACGCAGACCGTCGGCAGCGACGACAACCGCCGCACCTATGCCCGCTTCGACACGGGTACGTACCACGGTTTTTCGATGTACCTCTCGGGCGCGCGTACCACGTCCGGCCTCTTCAACGATCAAGACGCTTACGGCAAATCGACCACCAAGCAGTTCAACGGCAAGGCCGTGTGGGATGCCGACTGGGCGCGCATCACCGCGTTCGCCGATACCTCGCGCACGTCGCAGGCCGATTATTTCTATCTGTCGAAGGACGAACTCAGGCGGGGCCTCGGCTGGGACTGGGGCGGGTACGCGCCCGACTGGAACAAGGCCCTGTCCCGCGCCTACTGCAACAGCGGTACGTTCAACGCGAAGCTCTGCGACAAGAGCGGCCCCGACCAGGACGCCGACGGCGCGTTCACCGCGGGCCAGATCCTGCGTAGCGACGACCTGTATTACCTCGCCGGCGATTTCTTCCCCAGCGACACCGTGACGATCCACGCGCAGGTCTACCATCACGAAGACGCGGGCGAGGGCCACAACTGGAACAGCGGTACGTACTCGTACCCGGGCACGCCGCAGCAACTGCCGCTCATCTTCCGCAACACGCTCTACACCATCAACCGCACGGGTGCGCTGTTGTCGGCCGGTTGGGACATCGATAACCAGCATATCGAAGGCGGCGTCTGGTACGAGCACAACATCTCCAGCGCCTCGCGATACAGCAGCTACGTGACCGGCCCGCGCGACCTCAGCGGTTCCATCGACACGCAGCCGGACCTCGGTGTGTTCGACCAGCGCACGGTATGGAACACGCGCCAGGCCTATGTGCAGGATACGATCCGTTTCCTCGACGATCGCCTCACCGTGGACGTGGGCGTGAAGAGCCCGCACGTCACCTCGCAGGCCCAGGCGCTGCCCGGGGATGCCGTGAAGCCGATCCCCGCCAACTCGAACAACCAGTTCGCCAGCGGGAAACTCAGTGCCAGCAAGGCCCTGCTACCGCAGTTCGGCGTGCGCTACAGGATCGACAACGAACAGGAAGTGTTCACCAGCTTCGCCAAGAACATCGCCATGTTCCAGGGTGGTTTCAAATTGGGCCCGCAGGCCGTCAGCCAGGCCACCTGGGATTCGCAGCCCTCGCTCAAGCCCGAGAAGTCGCGCAGCCTCGAGGCCGGTTACCGTATCGAAACCGGGGACATCGCCGCGTCGGCCGCCGTGTACAACGTGCGTTTCGACAATCGCCTGCTGCAGTACAACCCCTGCGATTCGCGCCAGCCCGTGGGTCCCTCCTGCGGTAACCGCTTCTACAACGTGGGCGGCGTGGACAGCCACGGCGTGGAACTCACCTTCGTGTGGACGCCGATCGAGAGCATCCGCTGGTACAACTCCGCCTCGTACAACCGCTCCACCTACGCCAGCGACTATGTGCAGGCCGGCGTGGTGCAGCACACCAAGGGCAAGATCCAGACCGATACGCCGACGAAGCTCTTCTCGACGCAGATCGACTGGACCCAGGGCGCATGGTTCGCTTCGCTGCGCGGCAAGTACACCGGCAAGCGTTTCTACACCTACACCAACGACCAGGGGTTCGGCGGCTTCACGACGTGGGATCTCTCGGCGGGTTACGACTTCGGCGCATTCTCGGTGGCGAAGGACGTCCGCCTCACGTTCAACGTGACCAACCTCGGCGACAAGCGCTACGCCAGCAACTTCGACTCCAGCGCGTTCGTCCCGAGCGATCCGAAGGGCACGGCCTACGTGTTCCATGCGTCGGCGCCGCGCCAGTACTTCGCGAACCTGGACGTGCGCTTCTGA
- a CDS encoding sensor histidine kinase codes for MRSRRKLRFRLVVTFTLFGIGLSALFAYAAINIRSRVEEQLINSALQDEVDALNEKVRTHPQEAPQFDILKAATFSDRTLYRAPLAWQPLDSGVHDIYETDREGKSRHYKVAVRHEGGIISFLQFDVSRDELGKRQLLTSVIAAVFLFGLFSIVLGVWLSSRVLRPVTDLARRLRDFRRMGKAEPLAPHFADDEVGELAVALDEYAMRLTSVVERDREFNSDVSHELRTPLAVIASTTELLQGSPDLTDKLRERLKRIERASRQATELIEALLLLSRAERRGPTRGETTDVAKVASDVIESQRPQMGGKPIEIELISDGTVTVNAPASVLSVALTNLIGNAIKYTMEGKVTVRVLDGRVDVIDTGPGIKPEDAEKLFQRGIRGESATGGGAGLGLAIVRRLCELYDWDVSLRPRPEMAGAISTIDFR; via the coding sequence ATGCGGTCCCGACGTAAGCTCCGTTTCCGCCTCGTCGTCACCTTCACGCTGTTCGGCATCGGGCTGAGCGCGCTTTTCGCCTATGCGGCCATCAACATCCGCTCGCGGGTCGAAGAGCAGCTGATCAACTCCGCCCTCCAGGACGAAGTCGACGCTCTCAACGAAAAGGTGCGCACGCATCCGCAGGAGGCGCCGCAGTTCGACATCCTGAAGGCGGCCACCTTCAGCGACCGCACGCTCTACCGGGCGCCGCTGGCGTGGCAGCCCCTCGACTCGGGCGTGCACGACATCTACGAGACCGACCGCGAGGGCAAGAGCCGCCATTACAAGGTGGCGGTGAGGCACGAGGGCGGCATCATCAGCTTCCTGCAGTTCGACGTGTCGCGCGACGAACTGGGCAAGCGGCAGCTGCTCACCAGCGTCATCGCGGCGGTGTTCCTTTTCGGTCTGTTCTCCATCGTGCTCGGCGTGTGGCTGTCCTCGCGGGTGCTGCGTCCGGTGACCGATCTCGCCCGGCGCCTGCGCGACTTCCGCCGCATGGGCAAGGCCGAACCGCTGGCCCCGCACTTCGCCGACGACGAGGTGGGCGAACTGGCGGTGGCGCTCGACGAATACGCCATGCGGCTCACCTCGGTGGTGGAGCGCGATCGCGAGTTCAATTCGGACGTGAGCCACGAGTTGCGCACGCCGCTGGCGGTGATCGCCAGCACCACGGAGCTGTTGCAGGGCTCGCCCGACCTCACCGACAAGCTGCGCGAGCGCCTGAAGCGCATCGAGCGTGCGTCGCGTCAGGCCACGGAACTGATCGAGGCCTTGCTGCTGCTGTCGCGCGCGGAGCGTCGCGGCCCCACGCGTGGCGAAACCACCGACGTGGCCAAGGTCGCGTCCGATGTCATCGAGAGCCAGCGTCCGCAGATGGGCGGCAAACCGATCGAGATCGAACTGATCTCCGACGGCACGGTCACGGTGAACGCCCCGGCGTCGGTGCTTTCCGTGGCGCTCACCAATCTCATCGGCAACGCCATCAAGTACACGATGGAAGGCAAGGTCACGGTACGCGTGCTCGACGGCCGCGTGGACGTGATCGACACGGGTCCCGGCATCAAGCCGGAAGATGCCGAGAAGCTGTTTCAGCGTGGCATCCGTGGCGAAAGCGCCACGGGCGGCGGCGCGGGCCTGGGCCTGGCCATCGTGCGGCGCCTGTGCGAGCTGTACGACTGGGACGTGTCGCTGCGGCCGCGTCCGGAGATGGCCGGCGCCATTTCCACCATCGATTTCCGCTAG
- a CDS encoding response regulator transcription factor: MRVLVIEDNSDIATNIGDYLEDRGHVVDFAGDGVTGLHLAVVHDFDVIVLDLTLPGMDGLDVAKKLRHEAHKQTPVLMLTARDSLDHKLTGFESGADDYMTKPFALQELAARLEVLARRGKGPQSRVLKVGGLTYNLDTLTVTREGKSIQLNPIGLKLLQALMEASPSVVTRQDLEQRVWGEELPDSDSLRVHIHGLRAAIDKPFDKPLIHTRHGIGYRMVDPDAVPT, translated from the coding sequence ATGCGCGTTCTGGTCATCGAAGACAACAGCGACATCGCGACCAACATCGGGGATTACCTCGAGGATCGCGGCCACGTGGTCGATTTCGCCGGCGACGGGGTCACGGGCCTGCACCTGGCCGTGGTCCACGATTTCGACGTGATCGTGCTCGACCTCACCCTGCCGGGCATGGACGGCCTCGACGTGGCGAAGAAGCTCCGCCACGAGGCCCACAAGCAGACCCCCGTGCTCATGCTCACCGCGCGCGACTCGCTCGACCACAAGCTCACCGGCTTCGAGTCCGGCGCCGACGACTACATGACCAAGCCCTTCGCGCTGCAGGAGCTCGCCGCGCGCCTGGAAGTGCTGGCCCGTCGCGGCAAGGGCCCGCAGAGCCGCGTGCTCAAGGTCGGCGGCCTCACGTACAACCTCGATACCCTCACCGTCACCCGCGAGGGCAAGAGCATCCAGCTCAACCCGATCGGCCTGAAGTTGCTTCAGGCGCTCATGGAGGCGAGCCCGTCGGTCGTCACCCGGCAAGACCTCGAACAGCGCGTGTGGGGCGAAGAGCTGCCCGACTCCGATTCGCTGCGCGTACACATCCATGGCCTGCGCGCCGCCATCGACAAGCCCTTCGACAAACCCCTGATCCATACGCGTCACGGTATCGGATACCGCATGGTCGACCCGGATGCGGTCCCGACGTAA
- the rimK gene encoding 30S ribosomal protein S6--L-glutamate ligase: protein MKIAILSRNARLYSTQRLVEAARRRKHTVRVLDPLRCYMSIAPQSFAIHFKGRPLGPVDCVIPRIGASSTFYGTAVLRQLELMGVYTPNPSDAVLRARDKLRCLQLLAARGIDMPLTAFGDNPDDTTDLLAMLGEPPHIIKLNEGTQGAGVVLAEKRSASKSVIEAFRGLYANFLVQEFIREANGSDLRCFVVGGEVVASMQRSSAPGEFRANLHRGGTAEAVELSADERRVAIEAASALGLEVAGVDLLRSGRGPLLLEVNASPGLEGIEASTGVDVAGAIIAHCERRLAERPITPKARKAKSPKGLTAI from the coding sequence ATGAAAATCGCCATCCTGTCGCGCAACGCACGGCTGTACTCCACGCAGCGGCTGGTGGAGGCGGCGCGCCGGCGCAAGCACACCGTGCGCGTGCTCGACCCGCTGCGTTGCTACATGAGCATCGCGCCGCAGTCGTTCGCCATCCATTTCAAGGGCAGGCCGCTGGGCCCGGTGGATTGCGTGATCCCGCGCATCGGCGCCTCGAGCACCTTCTACGGCACCGCCGTGCTGCGCCAGCTCGAGCTGATGGGCGTCTACACGCCGAATCCATCCGACGCGGTGCTGCGCGCCCGCGACAAGTTGCGCTGCCTGCAATTGCTCGCCGCGCGCGGCATCGACATGCCGCTGACCGCCTTCGGCGACAACCCGGACGACACCACCGACCTGCTCGCCATGCTCGGCGAGCCGCCACACATCATCAAGCTCAACGAAGGCACCCAGGGCGCGGGGGTGGTGCTGGCCGAAAAGCGCTCGGCCTCCAAGAGCGTGATCGAGGCCTTCCGCGGCCTCTATGCCAATTTCCTCGTTCAGGAATTCATCCGCGAGGCCAACGGCAGCGACCTGCGCTGCTTCGTGGTGGGCGGCGAGGTGGTGGCTTCCATGCAGCGTTCCTCGGCTCCCGGCGAGTTCCGCGCCAACCTGCACCGGGGCGGCACGGCCGAGGCGGTGGAGCTGTCGGCCGACGAGCGCCGCGTGGCCATCGAGGCGGCCTCGGCCCTGGGCCTGGAAGTGGCCGGCGTCGACCTGCTGCGCTCCGGCCGCGGTCCGCTGCTGCTGGAGGTGAACGCCTCCCCGGGCCTGGAAGGCATCGAAGCCAGCACCGGCGTGGACGTGGCGGGAGCCATCATCGCCCACTGCGAGCGCCGCCTGGCTGAACGCCCGATTACGCCGAAGGCCCGCAAGGCCAAGTCTCCCAAGGGATTAACGGCGATTTAA
- a CDS encoding ATP-dependent zinc protease family protein: MTDVITLGWRERLALPSLGIPVLKAKLDTGARSSSLHVEWLEADERDDGTWLRFQVRTTRRGGISEPCEARATGRRTVTDSGGHSTERWFIQADIELAGQRFIAEVNLTDRRHMLFPLLLGRTALHGRFQVDPSLSYSQTPRRASREPT, translated from the coding sequence ATGACTGACGTCATCACCCTCGGCTGGCGCGAACGGCTCGCTCTGCCGTCGCTCGGCATCCCCGTCCTCAAGGCCAAGCTCGACACGGGCGCGCGCTCATCGTCGCTGCACGTCGAATGGCTGGAGGCGGACGAGCGCGACGACGGCACGTGGTTGCGCTTCCAGGTGCGCACCACCCGCAGGGGCGGCATCTCCGAACCGTGCGAGGCCCGGGCCACCGGGCGGCGAACGGTCACCGATTCGGGCGGTCACAGCACCGAGCGATGGTTCATCCAGGCCGATATCGAACTGGCCGGCCAGCGCTTCATCGCCGAGGTGAACCTGACCGACCGCCGCCACATGCTCTTTCCCCTCCTACTCGGCCGGACGGCGCTCCATGGGCGCTTCCAGGTCGATCCCTCGCTTTCCTACTCGCAGACGCCACGACGCGCCTCTCGGGAACCCACATGA
- a CDS encoding MFS transporter, whose amino-acid sequence MSAITDNRLADHRPLGRGDAKTLVLSALGGALEFYDFVIFAYFAKVLGHLFFPPGTSDFLAQLQAFGIFAVGYLARPLGGVVMAHFGDRVGRKRMFTLSVFLMAVPTLLIGLLPTYASIGLMAPVLLTLLRVVQGIAIGGEIPGAWVFVAEHVPPRRVGLACASLTSGLTAGILIGSLVAAGLSSHLSEAQMLDHGWRIAFLVGGVFGFFAVYLRRWLSETPVFARMRERREITAELPAWVVVRDHLPGVLLSMVVTWVLTAAIVVVILMTPTLMQTTFHVEQSRAFAGGSIAALALCFGCFGGGLLVDAVGRAKAMLVGSIGLAASTYALYLDLRGGGGHLFVLYALAGFFSGVAGVVPAVLVTTFPPAIRFSGISLSYNVAYAICGAATPVVVGLLAKGQGSLGPAHYVGLVSLVGVASGCYMLVSRRPVHDR is encoded by the coding sequence ATGAGCGCCATCACCGATAACCGTCTCGCCGACCACCGTCCCCTCGGTCGCGGCGATGCCAAGACCCTGGTTCTTTCCGCCCTCGGCGGTGCCCTCGAGTTCTACGATTTCGTGATCTTCGCGTACTTCGCGAAGGTACTCGGCCACCTGTTCTTCCCGCCCGGCACCTCGGATTTCCTGGCCCAGTTGCAGGCCTTCGGCATCTTCGCGGTGGGTTACCTCGCGCGGCCGCTGGGCGGCGTCGTGATGGCGCACTTCGGCGATCGCGTCGGCCGCAAGCGCATGTTCACCTTGAGCGTGTTCCTCATGGCGGTGCCGACGCTGCTCATCGGCCTGCTGCCCACCTACGCGAGCATCGGCCTCATGGCACCCGTGCTGCTCACCCTGCTGCGCGTGGTGCAGGGCATCGCCATCGGCGGCGAGATCCCGGGCGCCTGGGTGTTCGTGGCCGAACACGTGCCGCCGCGCCGCGTCGGCCTGGCCTGCGCGAGCCTCACCTCGGGCCTCACGGCGGGCATCCTGATCGGTTCGCTGGTGGCCGCGGGCCTGAGCAGTCACCTCTCCGAGGCACAGATGCTCGACCACGGCTGGCGCATCGCCTTTCTCGTCGGCGGCGTGTTCGGTTTCTTCGCCGTCTACCTGCGCCGCTGGCTGAGCGAAACGCCCGTGTTCGCCCGCATGCGCGAGCGTCGCGAGATCACCGCCGAACTGCCCGCGTGGGTGGTGGTGCGCGATCACCTGCCGGGCGTGCTGCTCTCGATGGTGGTCACCTGGGTGCTCACCGCCGCCATCGTGGTGGTGATCCTCATGACGCCGACCCTGATGCAGACGACCTTCCACGTGGAGCAGTCGCGCGCCTTCGCCGGCGGCAGCATCGCCGCGCTGGCCCTGTGCTTCGGCTGCTTCGGCGGCGGCTTGCTGGTGGATGCGGTGGGGCGGGCAAAGGCCATGCTGGTCGGTTCCATCGGCCTGGCCGCGTCGACCTACGCGTTGTACCTCGATCTTCGCGGCGGCGGCGGGCACCTGTTCGTCCTCTACGCCTTGGCCGGGTTCTTCTCGGGCGTGGCCGGCGTGGTGCCGGCCGTGCTGGTCACCACCTTTCCGCCGGCCATCCGTTTCTCCGGGATTTCGCTGTCGTACAACGTGGCCTACGCGATCTGCGGCGCGGCCACGCCCGTGGTGGTGGGCCTGCTCGCCAAGGGGCAGGGGAGCCTGGGCCCGGCGCATTACGTCGGGCTGGTGTCCTTGGTGGGCGTCGCCTCGGGTTGTTACATGCTGGTAAGTCGCCGACCGGTTCACGACCGCTAA
- a CDS encoding SGNH/GDSL hydrolase family protein yields MTRTFLRHRPLALLLGTALFATGGAHASSTLAPWVGTWGVAAKDIGTRDFGGLTLRHIVHTSIGGTSARIRVSNRYGDRPVTLSDVHIAQSAGGSSSRRDTDHAVTFDNQATITLAPGQEATSDGIDMTVPALSDLTVSFYVPQPTPGRITGHDFSGQTLYLANGDVAGQGDIPAFADQNDVFLSNVDVQGPNPQGAVVTLGASITNGDGSSFNANRRWPNDLAARLAAAGKNVGVIDEGISGNRLLADGSGVSAPNRFDHDALDQSGARWVIFSDDPINDLGATPLPTADALIAAEASLIDRAHARGFKFLCSTLTPYEGWSTWSTAGENVRAAVNAFIRGADSGCDGVVDQDLAVHDPQHPTRYLPAYDSGDHLHPNDAGHQAIAEAVNLGFFAPPSLPAIAAPVGCGSIGVGEGITPGQSVVSCDGGHHLDLQRDSNLVLYDAANTSIWIPWTYDMGAGELRLENDGNLVLYSSLGTTIWQSNSGGHANARLFVQGDGNMVIYDDNGPIWNTGTAGQ; encoded by the coding sequence ATGACACGCACGTTCCTGCGCCACCGCCCGCTCGCGCTCCTGCTCGGCACGGCGCTTTTCGCCACCGGCGGCGCCCACGCCTCTTCCACGCTCGCGCCATGGGTCGGCACCTGGGGTGTCGCGGCCAAGGACATCGGCACGCGCGACTTCGGCGGCCTCACCTTGCGCCATATCGTTCACACGAGCATCGGCGGCACGTCGGCACGCATCCGCGTGTCCAATCGCTACGGCGACCGGCCCGTCACGCTGAGCGACGTCCACATCGCGCAGAGCGCGGGAGGATCGTCCTCCCGTCGCGACACCGATCATGCCGTGACGTTCGACAACCAGGCGACCATCACCCTCGCGCCCGGCCAGGAAGCCACCAGCGACGGCATCGACATGACGGTGCCGGCCCTGTCCGACCTCACCGTCAGCTTCTACGTGCCGCAGCCGACCCCGGGTCGCATCACCGGCCACGACTTCAGCGGCCAGACGCTCTACCTCGCCAACGGCGACGTGGCCGGACAGGGCGACATCCCCGCCTTCGCCGACCAGAACGACGTGTTCCTCTCCAACGTGGACGTGCAGGGCCCGAATCCTCAGGGCGCCGTCGTGACGCTGGGCGCCTCGATCACCAATGGCGACGGCTCGTCGTTCAACGCCAACCGTCGATGGCCCAACGACCTGGCCGCGCGGCTGGCCGCCGCGGGCAAGAACGTGGGCGTGATCGACGAAGGCATTTCCGGCAACCGCCTACTCGCCGACGGCTCGGGCGTGAGCGCCCCGAACCGCTTCGACCACGACGCGCTCGATCAGTCCGGCGCACGCTGGGTGATCTTCTCCGACGATCCGATCAACGACCTCGGCGCCACCCCTTTGCCGACCGCCGACGCTCTCATCGCCGCCGAAGCATCGTTGATCGACCGCGCCCACGCGCGCGGCTTCAAGTTCCTCTGCTCCACGCTCACGCCTTACGAGGGCTGGTCGACGTGGTCCACCGCGGGCGAAAACGTGCGCGCGGCCGTCAACGCCTTCATTCGCGGTGCCGACAGCGGATGCGACGGCGTGGTGGACCAGGACCTCGCCGTGCACGACCCACAGCATCCCACCCGCTACCTTCCCGCCTACGATTCGGGCGACCACCTGCACCCGAACGACGCCGGCCACCAGGCCATCGCCGAGGCGGTAAATCTCGGCTTTTTCGCTCCGCCGAGCCTGCCCGCGATCGCCGCGCCCGTCGGCTGCGGCAGCATCGGCGTAGGAGAAGGCATCACACCGGGGCAAAGCGTGGTCTCCTGCGACGGCGGACATCATCTCGACCTGCAGCGGGACAGCAACCTCGTTCTGTACGACGCCGCCAATACGTCGATCTGGATCCCGTGGACGTACGACATGGGCGCGGGCGAGCTGCGCCTGGAGAACGACGGCAACCTCGTTCTCTACAGCTCGCTGGGCACCACGATCTGGCAGTCGAACTCCGGTGGCCACGCCAATGCGCGCCTGTTCGTGCAGGGCGACGGCAACATGGTGATCTACGACGACAACGGGCCGATCTGGAATACGGGCACGGCCGGACAATAA
- a CDS encoding cupin domain-containing protein, which translates to MASNVDWLSRLLAVVSVRGWLEIRCAYGAPWNVTYTDSSAGEMPYHLLLRGRAVLDDPVTRQTTPLQAGDIVLFPHGSAHVLRDVSGDAPARTHERHLLNELVLSENDGQGERFDMLCGRFATDAPHDRWMRHYLPSTLVVRAGMHGTSPAADHLAGLVNLMRNESADERLGGYAMLNALSSALFALVLRVAGESDEPPPGLLALAGHPRLAPAIAAMLADPARAWTLPELAGLCSMSRATFMRRFQDGLGRSSAEFLQDVRMSLAVNELRRPGVATEVVADRVGYRSVAAFRRVFTQWMGMTPGEWRRSTGVSGSR; encoded by the coding sequence ATGGCGTCAAACGTCGACTGGCTGAGCCGCCTGCTCGCCGTCGTTTCGGTACGCGGCTGGCTGGAGATCCGCTGCGCCTACGGCGCGCCCTGGAACGTCACCTACACCGACTCTTCAGCGGGCGAGATGCCCTATCACCTGCTGTTGCGCGGCCGTGCCGTGCTCGACGATCCGGTGACCCGGCAAACCACGCCCTTGCAGGCGGGCGACATCGTGCTGTTTCCCCACGGCTCCGCCCATGTGCTGCGCGACGTGAGTGGCGACGCGCCCGCGAGGACGCACGAGCGCCATCTGCTCAACGAGCTGGTGCTCAGCGAAAACGACGGGCAGGGCGAACGCTTCGACATGCTTTGCGGTCGCTTCGCCACCGACGCGCCGCACGATCGGTGGATGCGGCACTACTTGCCGTCCACGCTCGTGGTGCGCGCCGGCATGCACGGCACGTCGCCGGCGGCGGACCACCTGGCGGGCCTCGTGAACCTCATGCGCAACGAATCCGCCGACGAGCGCCTTGGCGGCTACGCCATGCTCAACGCGCTGTCGTCGGCGTTGTTCGCGCTGGTGCTTCGCGTGGCGGGTGAATCGGACGAGCCACCACCGGGATTGCTGGCCCTGGCCGGTCATCCGCGGCTGGCACCGGCGATCGCGGCGATGCTCGCCGATCCGGCCCGCGCATGGACCCTGCCCGAGTTAGCCGGGTTGTGCAGCATGTCGCGCGCGACGTTCATGCGGCGTTTCCAGGATGGGCTGGGGCGTTCCTCCGCCGAATTCCTCCAAGACGTCCGCATGAGCCTGGCCGTCAACGAACTGCGCCGTCCGGGCGTCGCGACGGAGGTCGTCGCCGACAGGGTCGGCTACCGCTCGGTGGCCGCGTTCCGTCGCGTGTTCACGCAGTGGATGGGCATGACGCCTGGGGAGTGGAGGCGCTCGACCGGAGTGAGCGGCTCGCGGTGA
- a CDS encoding carboxymuconolactone decarboxylase family protein: MNRIAIPAVDTATGATAEVYAKVRKATGGQVPNLFAALGHLSPGVLSAYLDAEGALAAAGLGRKDLETIKLAVSAQTGCEYCVAAHDMLGKLAGLSADDTRAIRTLQPTGDDKRDSLVRFVIATLRERGTVPADTLAEIRAAGYGDKQLVAIAFAIALTVFTNTFNRINDTDVDFPAVQ, encoded by the coding sequence ATGAACCGCATCGCCATCCCCGCCGTCGATACCGCCACCGGCGCCACCGCCGAGGTCTATGCCAAGGTCCGCAAGGCCACCGGCGGCCAGGTTCCCAACCTCTTCGCCGCCCTGGGCCATCTCTCGCCCGGCGTGCTCTCCGCTTACCTGGACGCCGAAGGCGCCCTCGCCGCTGCCGGGCTCGGCCGCAAGGATCTGGAAACCATCAAGCTGGCGGTAAGCGCGCAGACCGGCTGCGAATACTGCGTGGCCGCGCACGACATGCTCGGCAAGCTGGCCGGCTTATCGGCCGACGACACCCGCGCCATCCGCACACTCCAGCCCACCGGTGACGACAAGCGCGACAGCCTAGTCCGCTTCGTGATCGCCACGCTGCGCGAACGCGGCACTGTGCCGGCGGACACCCTCGCCGAGATCCGCGCCGCGGGATACGGCGACAAACAGTTGGTCGCCATCGCGTTCGCCATCGCGCTCACCGTGTTTACCAACACGTTCAACCGCATCAACGACACCGACGTCGATTTTCCGGCCGTGCAGTAA
- a CDS encoding YkgB family protein produces the protein MNAIASALARSRFLRSDIDYHLLRAAMVIIFAWFGYDKWFTAEIEGLLPIITNGPLISWTIPTLGIRGTSIFLGTSEWTYGTLLLLGFWNKKLGVIGALGSTATFIATLTVMPFVPDAWLGDAGGFPAMTINTAFLLKDLVLLSVSLYLLKQDLARVLHVEPAR, from the coding sequence ATGAACGCCATCGCCAGCGCCCTCGCCCGCAGCCGTTTCCTCCGCAGCGACATCGACTACCACCTGCTGCGCGCGGCGATGGTGATCATCTTCGCGTGGTTCGGCTACGACAAATGGTTCACCGCCGAGATCGAAGGGCTGCTTCCGATCATCACGAACGGCCCGCTCATTTCCTGGACGATTCCGACGCTCGGCATCCGGGGAACGTCCATCTTCCTCGGCACCTCGGAATGGACCTACGGAACGCTGTTGCTGCTGGGCTTCTGGAACAAGAAGCTAGGTGTGATCGGTGCCTTGGGGTCGACGGCCACGTTCATCGCCACGCTGACGGTCATGCCGTTCGTTCCCGACGCGTGGCTGGGCGATGCCGGTGGTTTTCCGGCCATGACGATCAACACGGCCTTCCTGCTGAAAGATCTCGTGCTCCTGTCCGTCTCGCTTTACCTGCTCAAGCAGGATCTGGCCCGAGTGCTCCATGTGGAGCCCGCCCGCTGA